AAATTCCCGCTTTACCAGCCCACTGGAAAGAAGCCCGTCAAGAGCATTTCTGCTCTTCCATTTTGGAGTCAGCCCAGCCCGTTAAGAGTAAGCTACACTAGCATTTGGCCCACGTATCATTCTACTGTCATGACCGACTAGGCCTAAAAATTAAGCCCACTAGAACTGTTCGGAGTTCGGCCCAAAAATCACCCTTATACATAAAAATGGTTTATTCTCTGGGATCAAATGCTTTCGGTCATTGGATTTGGAGATTTGGAGTTTTTCAAatgaaacggaaaaaaaatgctttggTCATTGGATTGGCACTACCAACGTCCAGCCAATGAGGTCATTAGGCAAATGTCAGTGTTTATCTTGCCTTTGATCCTATAGAAACCAAAAACGGATGATGACACCATTTCTAGAACATACTCTGCCACTACCAGCATGATCAACCGATCTCTTCTTTATACTcaatccgtttcaaaatatttgacaccgttgactttttagtacgtgtttgaccattcgtcttattcaaaaaaatttaaataattatttattcttctcatatcatttgattcattattaaataaactttcatgtacacatatatttttacatatttcacaaatttttttgaataagacgaacggttaaacatgtgctaaaaaatcaacgatgtcaaacattttgaaacggagggagtatttgtcaAGCTTGCTTTCTCTTCCAAGCCACTCGTATTGCCATGCGATTGCAAAAACTTATTCCTTCTGCGGTTCTGCCTATTATCTTTATCGTATATACcaacctttttttcttctttcctccCCAGAACGCCTATCTCATTTGACTAGTTTGCACCTGACAACTACCTCATTCCCAATCAGACAACAAGACATATAGACCCATACAAAGTTGCAAACTATAATTCAGATACGGCAAGTAGCAACAGAACAAGATGAGACAACAGCGTTACGGTTAGAATATCACACAGGTGGCAATTTGGCACTGATCCATCTGAAATGTGACGCCCATTTTCTGTGTGCAAACATGCTCGAATAGGAGTGTGTGCATCTTGTTTATGGTAGCCAAGATCGAGAGAGAAGCAAAAGCATCCATCCCTCTATTTATCTGTATGTCAGAGCTAAGCTCAAGTAATTTCTCCTGCCTCTGATGAATTTTCAGGCATTTATAAACAGACAAAAATGGTAACATCATTCAACACTCATGGATCTTCATGCTCTTAGAAAAAGATAATAATACCTCTAATTCTCAGACGTGATGCACGTGATCACCTGTTTACATGCATCTTGATGATGCGGATTACCAGTCCAATGTAATCAAACAGGCGTGTTTAATTTTGTGTAGTACGGGAGATCAATCAATTCAAGATTGACATGCAACATGCATGGATCGAGATCGCAGTGGCGGTAATAAATGGGTTGATTGGGTTGGGTACATATCTGTCCTACTGGTTGGGAGAATACGGATTACAGTACGTCCTTGGTGTATGTTCAGAAAGAAATTGGAGTACTGGTGGTAGTAATTAAGAGGAGCACTGTATGAGAATGGAGTACAGATAAGTATAATTAACTGGTAGAGAGTAAAGAAAGATTGTTGGGCACATGATCCTTGCCTGCCCAAGAACCGAAAGCATGAAAGAGGCGGCAGAAAAGATTCAGAGAAGTGGATATCCCCTGAAAGAAGCCTCCAGATAAAATAGCCTTATTCCAAGCAAAACTGATCAGGTGACCTCCCCTGAAAGAAGCCTCCAGATAAAATAGCCTTTTGAGAAAGCTTAGCCAGCAAAAAGTAAACGATCAGTTACTAGTGTTAATCAACTGCAATGATCAGTGCTTTGCCTACCTTGGCCTACAAATCAAAGTACTCCCCCCCGTCCaaataaaaagacaaatcctaaattttcgtgtccaattttaactgtccgtcttgtataaatttttttataattcgtattttcattattgttagatgataaaacatgattaatattttatgcgtgacttatctttctatatttctttttatatttttttcaaataaaatggatggtcaaacgttggacacgaataccagagttgtcttttttttttttttttttttgacagagggagtatctatcTAGGTTAGCATGCTCTGAGCTGGACTCAAGTAGTGTAGTCAAGTAGTCGTATCTGTCAAGCTGTGTGCAGAAAGCCAAGCCAATCTTCACCCTGATCAAGTGATGCACACAGGTGAAAACTCAACCTTGTCGATTATCTTGATGCCCATTATAAAAGCTGACTTGTACTAGAGTGATTATGAATGGCCTGAAGCGATAACGTACAGCAGTTAATGTGTGCTAGTAAAGGTTTTGTTGGATTaattgccgatcgatcgattggtGATTATAAATTCAGAACTGCAGTTAACAGCAAGCAGGGTTGCATCGATCGATTGCCTTATCATCTCGCAAAGCGATATGcatgatcgatccatcgatctaCTTTGGATTTCACGCtaatgtgcatgcatgcatgtggacAGACACACATGACATACAGAGTACAGTTTGGCACCTTTCGTCGCTGCCGGAATTGATGAACTAACAAACATTCCGGACAGAGTAGAAGAGAAGGAACAAATCAAAATCGATCGAAGCTGCGTACGCAAGCGCCGATGATCGAGTGAGTGACAAGGATGGCAAACCAGACTCAGCAGATGATGGTTGAGATCAGCCTCGatgatctatctatctatctatctgctCGTGCACTGCGCTACAGGCCAGCAGCTAAAATTCGACACGAAACTTATCGatcgagagctagctagctagatagcgTCGACCTGATCAATCgtggtatatactccctccatcctaaaatatttaacgccgttaatttttttaaaaatgtttggccgttcatattttttgaaaaaaattaagtaattattaattctttttctatcatttgatttattgttaaatatatttttatgtatacatatagttttacatattttacaaaaatttttgaataaaacgaacgatcaaatttttaaatttaaaagtatTTAAGGAACGAGAGAGTATCATCTTGATCGACTGAATCATCCTTAACGCTAAAAAGACGTCTACGACTGAACTCGAGATGGGCGAGATCGGTGCATCTGGTTGCATGGATGGATAGATCTCgattgatgtagttgagaggaAAAGGCGATCGAGATCGATGCAAGATCGTCCACGTAGCCGTCGAACATGTCCTGTCAGGTTAGGACCAAGCTGACCTGGCAGCCACTAGCCTCGAGTCTGCATGCACACGCATCACCAATGTGTCTAACAAACTATACGAAGCAAGATGAGCCCTAGCGAAAAAAGTAGTacatccattctaaaataattataaatatagattgtttagtatatatttaaaaagaaaaactacgaTAACTCTTATTAAATAGTGTGTAGATAaaaggctcccatcggatggcttAATAAGCCAAAGAAACAGCcaaattttgagattgattttgagatattttcaacgtagtttctttatCAACATTGTCTTTTAAATCACCAAGaatacatttataaaagttttatctacaaattcatttttatttcgtaataagccgttttggcttattgggaaataagccaaacgatgggaaCCAAAATTGAGATGAAAGTTGAGAGtaacatagaaaaaaattaagtataTTATGGATGCTCTGAGTTTATTGCAGGATGCACATGACGGGACATGGCACTACGTAGGGACTGCTTAGCACAACTCCAGCTGTatctcagccaaacagtttcagctccacctaaaatgagAGCGAAGGTGGGTTGAGCTCTCTCACAATATGAACAAGAGGTAGAGCTGGGTTTAGGTAGCTCCACTCCATGCCTAACTCCTAGAGATAAATTTAGAAGTTATGGCTCGACTGATCATTGTAGCTACTTGATGGGCTGGCGATTTGGGCCCACGAGCTAGCTAGTCTCCTTGACCCACCTGTCAGATGCCACCCAGCAGCAAGGAACAAAGTTGCAGCAAATCGAGCGCTCGATCGTGGCAGATCGAACTTTGGCATATATACACGTAGGAATAGTTTATATGTACCCAGTCGTGATGGATATCGAGTCGTTTAAATTGATTTCTTCCATGTGTGTTTGGGCTTCTTAACTTCTTTTGCGTGCTGTATAGTATATTGCATTATGATCGAGTACAAGTACACGTACTCCTACACTGTGCCGGACGCAAGTTTGCTCGTTGTTGAGTGTGTGCACCGATCTTGATCAATGATACTCTGCTTAGCCACTATTACTACACGTGTATTAAGTCTAGAATAAATTGGTCTCGCTTGTACACACTTGAAACATTATAAACATgctactatgtttttttataagcATATTTGAATATAATTTAATAGTATGTATGAttggtgttgaaaatattactatatttttttataagcatGATTgaactttaaataattttaactttaGAAAGGTTAAATTATCCTACGATATAAAACGGAGCTGTATACACTAACTTCTTTGCAAACTGAACAATAAACCAAAATaccactgcatgcatgcatgtgtgcatttCATTGTGGACTGCTCCTTTCACGGTGCATATACCGTGTCCTCCTGCAGCAGCTGATGGAGATGGATATCAACGGACACGTCTGGAGTAGCAATTAACTCCTGTGACTTTTTCAGAAGATGTAGCTCATGACACAAGTACGTACCGTGTTGACAAACCATACAAGAAAatcggagtttttttttttttttttgtctctctaCACGCCGTGCTGGTCGGTCGACCTGTTCTCCACCCGCCAGCAATTAACCTGCACGCGATACAACCAACATGGGCCACGAATTGAACACTACCGTCTACCGTACCCCTCcgattttttatagaaaagggccttaattttttttacattcgaTTTATTTCAagaatcaatataaatataaaaatataaatcacgTATAAAGCATCTTTAATAGTAGTAAATTAAATAACTgcagaataaatatttttaagtaaGACGAATGTTTAAAGATATGTTAATAAGTAAATTAACtgtgttttcttaaaaaaggaggaaaaatagAGAGCATTGTTCGCTCCCCACTCTATTGCTGAAATGAACTGGCATTTCATTACTGAAATACAACTGGTAGAGTAAGGTTTTGTCTCTACGCATCACACTGGTGTGACGGTGTCATCGCACCGCGATGCACCGAACAAAAAACAACTGCTACAGCAGTGTTATGCAGTATACTAAAAATCAGAGATATTGGTATTTAGCAGCAGCATCAAACATGTGGCTGCTATCTATACGTAGTATCAGTCTGTTTAGCGTTGCTTGATGTATCCTTGGTTAGTACGCAACCAACAAGTAcacgaggaaaaaaaagaaacttgaCAAGGGCAGGGCATGCAACCAATATCCGTACCAATTCCAGTACATCCCTGGAAATTCAGAATTCAGGCGGTTCCGTTTCAAGCTGACGCTTCAATTCAGACTTGAGACgcaacatttttcttttctcttcaaaAAAATCTTCAGAGAAGCAACAATACCACACCTACAACATTTCTACAACCTACTCCACAGTGCACAGTCTTGGTGGGCCCAATTCTGGACAGCGGGGCCCATCTCTACTGCGACTGGGCCCACGGCCCAACAAagcctcctccactcctccgcTTTTGATTCGCTGCTGCGTTTTGCATCGCGACGCGCGCCCATCCGCCCGCCCGGCGAACAACCGACAGCGCCGCCGCGACCCACTCCCGGCCGCTCGATCGCAATCGGACGGCCGCGCGCGCCCTCACGTGATCCCCGCGCATCTCCCGCCACTACGCCCCCCTCGCCTTTAACTGCAAATCGCCAACTGCGCTGGTGTCTGGTGGTACACATCTCGCTGCACTTTTTACTGCAGCAACTGTACAACGGACCAAATCACACAACACAACGCagtaaaaagaagaaaaaaattgcactCTAGATCGATAGCGATCCAGTGTCAGTGACTGTGATTAACCCTCTGAAATAGTATATGATCTTGACTAATAATGATACAACCGAGCAGAAAGATGCCAATTATCATTTGGTCTTGACTAATATGATCTGATAACAGAGAGATCGAATTGATTAagcaatgcaaaaaaaaaaagaaactaatactAATAAAACTTTACAATTTTTCATTCATTGTTCAGAGTTTGGCTTTCAATGGCCATGCATGTcccgaggaggaggggagcaaaaaaaagaaaagaaaaaaaggcgaGGCATTTCTGTACCaatcgttttcttttttttcacgagATGAAGACCTGCACGGTGCCGGTGACCGCGCCGCGGCACGtggggcaggcggcggcgatggcggtggagacggcggGCTCGCACGCCTCGCACACGCAGAGGTggcggcaggggaggaggacgacggaggATGGCCTCGCCCGGCACGTCCGGcacggccgcgacggcggcggcggcggggtcacCTCCTCCACTCTGTCCGGGTCGACGAACCCCGACTCGGcgtcgtccgcggcggcggcgttggggtTGATGTTGTCGTCGTCCTCCGGCGACTTGCTGCCCCTCGcctgcgccgcggccgccgccgcctgctggaGCTGCGCGTggagcgccgcggcggtggactGGTCGGCGAGCGCCTTCgcctgccacgccgccgcctccgcccgcagCCGCGCGACGCGCTCCTCCAgctcggcgccgcgccgcgccgcattcgaggcctccgcctccttctccctcatccggcgcgccgccgccgcctccgccgcgccgagcaGCGACCGGTAGTGCCGCCGCCTCACCTCGCCCAGCGCGCGGCGCAGCCTCTCCGTCTGCAACAAGCAAAAGCGacgccaccaccatcatcagAAAACACATCGCCGAACACCACCAGCGGCAAGCAACGAATCAAAACGATCGACATCGACGATCCTCACATGATCCTGGAACATACGCGCCATCTCGTTCTTGCACCGGTCGAACTGCGTGGCGAGCTCGTCGGAGAGGAGAGAcgacgcggaggaggtggtcgtCGTCGACACGTGCTCCGACCCGCCGTCGTCGAAGTCGAGGcggagccccgtcgccgccggcggccgcttgTTGTGCAGCTGCGCCAGGCTCACCACCTTGTGCCcctgcgcctgcgcctgcgGCTGCAGCGACAacatctgcggcggcggcgcagcaaccatggccgccgccgcatccgcctctCGCGGCCGCTTCCTCGAGTTGCCCCCATCTGCAAAAAACACCATCCATCTCAATCTAATCCAAGAACCGGGGAAAAAACACGCAGATCAAGAATCAAAGGCGATCAGTTACCTCCATCTCCATGCGAGAAGTCCAAGAAGAGGGGaggctgctgatgctgctggtAGTGATACTCCATGCCCGCCGGCCTGGTGGTCTCCGGCGAGACGACGACGCCTCTGCTCAAGAAATCCAAACCAAGAACACCAGAATCAATCACCCCATCCATCGTAACTCTTCCCCGATCAAGAGCAGCGACGGTGAGTACCTGgcgaggaagagaggaggaggctgatgctgctgctggtggtgatggtggtggtggtaatgCGCCTGAACTGCCATTGGTCCGCGGCAATTGCAAGCAAGGTGggggaagaaaaagaaggggggaaggaagaggaggaatgAATCGAGGCGCGCGCCAAGTGTGTGAGGAGGCACCCCGGGGGCGGTGGTGGTAGGAGAGAGTTGCGGGCAGCGCGAGCGAACtggtcctctcctcctctcctctcttcttttaaTCACGgcttcatctctctctcgctgtttcttttctctctcac
The sequence above is drawn from the Oryza glaberrima chromosome 10, OglaRS2, whole genome shotgun sequence genome and encodes:
- the LOC127785769 gene encoding BOI-related E3 ubiquitin-protein ligase 1-like, whose translation is MAVQAHYHHHHHHQQQHQPPPLFLARGVVVSPETTRPAGMEYHYQQHQQPPLFLDFSHGDGDGGNSRKRPREADAAAAMVAAPPPQMLSLQPQAQAQGHKVVSLAQLHNKRPPAATGLRLDFDDGGSEHVSTTTTSSASSLLSDELATQFDRCKNEMARMFQDHTERLRRALGEVRRRHYRSLLGAAEAAAARRMREKEAEASNAARRGAELEERVARLRAEAAAWQAKALADQSTAAALHAQLQQAAAAAAQARGSKSPEDDDNINPNAAAADDAESGFVDPDRVEEVTPPPPPSRPCRTCRARPSSVVLLPCRHLCVCEACEPAVSTAIAAACPTCRGAVTGTVQVFIS